Genomic DNA from uncultured Acetobacterium sp.:
TTATGTCGAAGTTAATAATGGTGATGAGCAGTTTAAAATGTCGACAGAAGAAGCATCGGCGTTGATCGATGAGAATGTAAAAAACCTTGGTGATTCTAAGGATAAACTAAAATCCATCATCGAAGAGCTTACAAATAAATAAAGAGCTAAAATTCGATTGGGCTGAGTACTTTATAAAAATTCTAATTTGCGTTGTTTGGTAACGCAAATTAAAATTTGAAATGGTATGAGCGAATACAATAATGGGTCATTTTAATTGCAGGAGGTATTGAGAATGGAGAGAATTGCGATCTTATATGCAACCAAAACAAACCACTCAAAAAAGCTTGCGGAAGTAATCGGCTCGGCTTTAAAAGTTAAAGCCAGAAACATAACGGAGAATCCGTCCTTACAGGATATCGACTTACTTTTCATAGTGGGTGGCATTTATGGCGGAGCCAGTATGCCGGAATTACTGGCATATATTAAGGAGATGGAAGTGCCCGAACTCAAACACTCGGTGCTAGTAACCAGCTGCGCCTCAGGTAAGCAACGACAGGACGCAGTGCGTAGAATCCTCGAAGAAAAGGGGATTAGAGTAATGGACGAGTTTGTTTGTAAGGGCGCCATATTATTTGTAGCTTTAACGCATCCAAACGCTAAGGATTTAAAAGAAGCAACCGACTTTGCTCTGGAGATTGTGAGTCCGAAGTCGTAATTCAATCTGAACTCGAGAAACCCCAATTTTTAAATGAACCTAGTAATTATGGAGGTATTGCCATGGTTGATAATAAAACTATTCATTTCATACCACCATTGCTTCAAATGCGTGAAAGCGGGTCGGTATTTATTGTCGTGTGAGTATAAACAGTGTTGATCGGCTGAAAAATCTTG
This window encodes:
- a CDS encoding flavodoxin domain-containing protein, translating into MERIAILYATKTNHSKKLAEVIGSALKVKARNITENPSLQDIDLLFIVGGIYGGASMPELLAYIKEMEVPELKHSVLVTSCASGKQRQDAVRRILEEKGIRVMDEFVCKGAILFVALTHPNAKDLKEATDFALEIVSPKS